In the genome of Jaculus jaculus isolate mJacJac1 chromosome 11, mJacJac1.mat.Y.cur, whole genome shotgun sequence, the window CAACATCTCACACATGGACAAGGCTGACAGACTGTATTTTCCCAATGGTAGTCGTGATGACAACGCCCATCTCACACAGTACTGATGCTCCTACTATCAAGATATAAAGGTTGCTGgacatggtgcacacctgtaatcccagcactccagagacaggaggatcacagctagtggccagcctgggctagagtgagaccctaccttgaaaaatgggaaaaaacaggagggagggagggaagactaGAATTATGGAAGAGGGAACAGAGGTAATCACAACAGTTAGGAGACAGAACCATGAAGACTTAGTGATTGATTAGATATAGAGgcaaaaaatccaggtgtgggctggacagatgacttagaggttaaggcatttgcctgcagagccaaaggacccaggtttgattccccaggacccatgtaagccagatacacaaggggacacacacatctggaatttgtttgcaatggccagaggccctggcacacccattctctctctctcaaataaaaaagaaaaatccaggtgtgatgcacacctgtcatctcagcactccaggagctgaggcaggaggatcactgaaaacTCAAGACCAGACCAGCCTACAGAgtaaaagactgtctcaaaaaagaaaaaaagaaagagccaagcatggtggtgcacacctttaatcccagcacttggggggcagaagtaggaggatggccataagtttgaggccagcctgagactacataatgaattccaagtcagcctgggctagagtgagaccctacctcaaaaagcaaacaacaacaacaacaacaaaaagaaccagGTGTTGTGGTAAACACctttaaacctttaatcccagcactcaggaggcagagttatgaggacagacatgagtttgaggtcaccctaagactacagagtgaattacagatcagcctgggctaggttgagacccaaccttgaaaaaaaaaaaaaaggaaagaaatcaaaaagcaaCACTGAAGCTTTTGGTGTTCACTACAGAGGACGGCAGTGCCATTCACTGAGGTGGAGGACGGGGAAACTAACAGTTTTGGAACAGCAACGGGTAAAAGAGACCAGTGAGCTCAACTGGGTAGTGGAGAGTATAAAGAGCCTGGGAGATACGCCAGTTATGTAGGAGAAATCAGAGATGCAGCACCTCTAAATTTGGAATACAGCAGGCCAAACTAGCTCATGCCTGtcatctgagcacttgggaaccTGAAGTAAGAGAATTACTCAGAGTTCAGAGCCAGACTGGGCTACTCAGAGGtagaggtttgattcaggtgtcccccataaacctatgtgTCCTGAATGCCAGGTCCCTAGCTGGTAGCAATCTGGGAATTGggaaccttctggaggcagtgtattgttgggtgttatagccagcttccccttgccagtgtctggcacactctcctgttgctgttgtccacctgatgttgggcaggaggtgatgttcaccctctactcatgccatcatttcccctgccatcatggagcttccccttagagtctataaatcaaaataaaccctttcctcccacgagCTGCACTTGGTAGTGTTCTCTGCCAACAATGCAATGTTGACTGCAACTGTAgccaagaccctgtctccaaaaaaaaaagacagggctgggaagatggctgtgtggttggaggcacttgcttacaaaacctgctggcccagggctggagaaatggcttagtggttaagcacttgcctgtgaagcctaaaggaccctggttggaggctcaattacccaggacccacattagccagatgcactagggggcgcaagcgtatggagttcgcttgtagtggctggaggtcctggtccatgtatatatatctgtcgctctaaaataaacaaaaattaaaaaaaaaacctgctggcccaattccctagtacccacataaaaagccaaacacacaaagtgggacatgtgtctagATTTTGTTCACAGTAACGaactctggggagatggttcaatggttaaagacacttgcttggccaggcatggtggcgcacgcctttaatcccagcactcaggaggcagaggtaggaggatcaccatgagttcgaggccactctgagactacatagcgaatttcaggtcagcctggactacagtgagaccctacctcaaaaccaacaaaaaaaaagatgcttgttTACAGCAAGCCTatactctcactcactctctcaaataaatcaatgaaaatagttcaaaacactggagagatagcccagcagttaaaggtgttgcACACAAAGCCTgccaacacaggttcaattccccagtatccacataaagccagatgcacaaagtagcacatctggagcttatttgcagcagcaggagaccctggcggaatgcccattctttctctgtctaactctcaaatagtaaataaatagttttaaaacagtAAGTATGCAAGTAATTAAATCAGGGAATATATCCAGAAGTCACCCATATGGAAACAGTAAGTAAAGtcatgaaaaaaatggatggattcaCCCAGAGAGAATATGAAGAGTAGAAAGtaagaagagggggctggagggatggcttagtgggtaaggcatttgcctgcgaagcctaaggacccaggttcaattccccaggacccatataagccagatgcacaatgtggtgcttgagtctgcagtttgcagtggctggaggccctggtgcgcccattctatctgcctctttctccctccctctccctctcaataaaaaatatttttttaaaaagaaaagggctagagagatcgctcagtggttaaggcacctgcctgcaaagccttgacaacctgcgtttgattccccagtacccacataaagtcaaatgcacagagtgatgtatgcatctggagttcatttgcagtggctaggggccctgacttgcccattctcattctctctctctttctggctctctgcttgcaaataaataaatgaaaattttttgttGTAAAAAGAAGCCaccggccgggcgtggtggcgcacgcctttaatcccagcccttgggaggcagaggtaggaggatcgccatgagttcaaggccaccctgagactacatagtgaattccaggtcagcctgagctagagtgagaccctacctcgaaaaaccaaaaaaaaaaaaaaaaaaaagccaaagatggtggtacacacgtttaatccagcatttgggaggcagataggaggactgccatgagttcaaaaccagcctgagactacatagtgagttccaagtcagcttgggttagagtgagaccctatgtcaaaacgacaacaaaaaaatgttaagaatcTAACAACAGAAGTTGCCTACAATGGAGGAGGCAGTTCAAACTGCAGAAGTATAGTACACAAAAATGGGTCTACTTTTAAGAAATGAGAATAGAGAAtttcagacaagcacttaaccactcagTTGCCTCTCCAGCTCAGAGaacacattgttttgttttttgttgttgtttcgagatagggtctcactctagctcaggcagacctggaattcactatgtagtctcaggctttgaactcatagtgatcctcctacctctacctctggaatgctgggattaaaggcatgcaccagctctttttaaaatatttctaaaaattatttttgtctattttcaagcagagagataggagagagacagagagaaagaatgggcctgctaAAGCCTCTAGCAggtgcaaacagactccagatgcatgttcccctctgtgcatctgtctttcgatgggtactgaggaattgaacccaggtcatctgactctgcaggcacgcaccttaaccgactagctatctctccagccacaaaagaaatttttgcttccattttctttttacaaataaagaaaaatgtgagaGAGGCCAGAGTTGGGGAAGGAGTTAGACGAAAATGAACTTCAAAAGGCAAAATACTATGTCCTTATCCAGTACATGTTGTTGTactgtttttttagtttttatttttatgtatttagttaAGGGGGGgctgagagaggggggagggtgggcgctccaaggcctccagccaccgcaaatgaactgtagacgcgtgcacccccttgtgcatctggctaacgtgtcaTGGGGAAACGAAGCGggctgctttggctttgcaggcaaacgtcttaagcactaagccacctctccagccggatgatgatgatgatgatgatgtgtttTTACAGAACAAATAATTCtgtaaatgaaaagtaaaagccCACATCGACCCTGTTAAGGTAGAAGACATTCCACCTGACAACTGTGTCCTCTTGTGGGAAGAGGAACTTTAAAGGCCACCAGTTAGGGCCATTTACTTAAGACTGGAGGCAGCATGAAGGAGTATCACCCGTCCGAATGTTAACATCTCCGGAGTATCTCCAGGCCCTGACACAACACCGGGGGCCAAGATGATCTCCAAACACAAGAGCTGACCCAGCCATCCGcggggatttttttgtttaaggGAAACCAAAGCGGGGCGAGGGGGGGGGGTCTCGTTTGCTTCGACCCAAGTCACAACCCCCGCACTCTCTGGGCTGTGCACGGGATCTGGGGGCGCGAGGGGACCTCGGATGGACGGGGTCGAGAGGGCGGAGAGCACGAGCCGAGGGCAGCTGGACTGCAGGCCCGGACGGAGGGAGACCTCGGCGCGCCCCCGCCGTGCCGCCCCCTCCTCCCGCGGGTGGCCGCCCAGTGTGTCCGAAGGGGTCACCTACCCTCGTCCGCGTCGTACATATTGACCAAGGGCTCTGGAGCGTTGAGCTCCTCAGCTCGGAAAGGAGAACGACGAGCGGCTCCCGCCGGGACGCACAGCCGGAGGACGAGCGGTTTCCGCCTCCGGCCTTCCCACAATGCTCCGCGTCTCAgactcctccccccaccccccaagaaaAAGGGAGGGGCGGGAGCAGTGCGCCACCCGCGCCTGCGCACATGGCCGGCGGAGGCTGGCCGGGGAAGAGGCTGCGCAGGCGCGAAGTGGGCGTGACCGCCCGGAGCTGCGGACAGCTCCTTAGACTGTCCCGTGTGAGGTTTTTCGGTTTGTTTTGACCAATGGCACCTGAAGATGACCAAGTCGACTTATTAAAGGCCCTCGTTGCGGGGTCTGAAGAGGCGGCTTAACGACTAACGCGCCTGTCTtcacaaagcctaagcacccaggctcgatgccccaggacctacgtaagccagatgcacgaggtggagcATGCgcgtggagttcgtttgcagtggctgaaggccctctctctcctctcaaataaataaatttttttttttttttaatttacttatgacAAGGAGGGTAAGAGGCGATgggggaaatgggtgcaccagggcctccagccacgagctccagatgcatggccacctcgtgcatctggcttacgtgggtccgggggcatcgaacctgggtcctttggcttcgcagcaaatgccttaacagctaagccattatTCCAGCTCACAAATaggatatttttaagtttttttttgttcatttatttatttatttaattgaaagtgacagacacagagagaaaggcagatagagagagagagaatgggcgcgccagggcctccaggcactgcaaagaactccagatgtgtacgctcccccccttgtgcatctggctaatgtgggtcctggggaatcaagcttcgaagcggggtccttaggcttcccaggcaagcgcttaaatccgcaaagccatctctccagcccaggaatatctTTAAAAGGTCCTCACTGTGGCCGTGAGCTCGCGACCCTCGGTgcctttttactttacttttatttatttatttatttatttatttatttatttatttatttatttatttatttattgcttttctaAAAGGATGATTTACTACCATAAAGGCCACGGTTCGTTTTCCGCAGCGTGAACGTGCGTCCCCTATCGCGAGAACTCAGGCTCAGCCGAGCTCTCGTTCCCAGGAGGTAGAATGCGCCGCCAACCACCCACCCTCGGGCTCCAGCGCGCGTGCGCGTGCGCACGTGGCCCCGCCCTCCTCCCTGCGCGCGTGCGTCGTGCTCCCTCGTCATGCTGCCGGCACGCCGCACGGGTCAGCTGCTGCGCGGGTTCCTGCGGGCCCTCGCGCCGTGCGGAGCGCGCCATGGCGAGGGGAAGCCGCGCTTGGGGAGGGCGTGCGACGCCGCCGCTGCGGCCGCCTCCCGGCGCCGGTCGTCGACAAACCGCAGCTGGGACGACGAGGACGACCGTGCCCGGGAGGAACGGTTCCTGTTCCTCGACTACGTCCCGGAGCCCGAGCCCGCGCCGGACCCCGAGGAGCAGCTGCGGGAGCTGCAGCGGCGACAGCGGGAGGAGGAGCGACAGACGCTGCAGCGGCGACACGAGCGCCTGCAGCAGAAGCTCCGGGCCCGTCTCCAGGCGCAGCGGATCCTGGAGGAGCCCCGGGACACGCTGGTGCCGCCGCCCAGCGGCATCCACTGCCCGGGCTGCGGGGCCGAGCTGCACTGTCACGACCCGGGCCTGCCCGGCTACATGCCCGCCGAGAAGTTCCGCGGCGTGGAGCGCACGCTGGGCGGCGTGGCGCGGAGCGTGTGCCAGCGGTGCTGGCTGCTGGTGCATCACCAGCGCGCCCTGCGCCTGCGCGTGAGCCGCGAGCAGTACCTGCGGCAGGTGAGCTCGGCGCTGCGCACGCCGGGGCCCGCGCTCGTGCTCTACGTGGTGGACCTCCTCGACCTGCCCGACGCCCTGCTGCCCGACCTGCCCGAGCTCGTGGGACCCAAGCAGCTCATCGTGCTGGGCAACAAGGTGGACCTGCTGCCCCAGGATGCGCCCGGCCACCTGCAGCGGCTGCGGAAACGGTTGTGGGATGACTGCGTCCGTGCCGGGCTCCTGGTGTCCCCTGGCCATCAAGGACCTCGGTATCCCACCGTGGACGGTGCAGCGGACGGGGAGAAGAGTTCGAACTCGTCGGCCAGGTCCCGTCCCGTGATCAAGGACGTGCGGTTAATCAGTGCCAAGACCGGCTATGGGGTTGAAGAGTTGATCTCCGCGCTCCAGCGCTCCTGGCGCTACCGCGGCGATGTCTACCTGGTGGGCTCCACCAACGCCGGCAAGTCCACGCTCTTTAACACGCTCCTGGAGTCCGACTACTGCACCGCCAAGGGCACTGAGGCCATCGACCGGGCCACCATCTCCCCCTGGCCAGGTGAGTCTTGGGAAGGAGGTTCCACAGCTAATAAATTCGACTTGCTCCAGGCACCTAATACGTACTCACGAGGAGCCTGGAGCcttccttttaaaatgtcatttttagggctgcagagatggctcagaggttaaggcacttgcctgcgaagcctaaggacccaggctcgattgcccagaacccacgtaagccagctgcataaggtggcgcacgcgtctggagttcatttgcattggctggaggtcctggcgcacccattctcctttcctcttcctctttaattttttttttcgtacttatttatttgaatgtgacagagaaagaaagaatgggtgcgccaggtcctccagccactgcaaacgaactccaggtgtgttcaccctcttatgcatctggctaacgtgggtcctggggaattgagcttcgaactggggtccttaggctttacaggcaagcgcttaactgctaagccatctctccagccttcctccctCTTTAATCTCAAATAAGGTAtcttaagagaaataaaataaatgttgctttacttttatttatttatttgagagagatacagaaataggcaggtagagagagagaataggtaagccagggcctccaaccattgcaaacgaactccagatgcatgcacactcttATGCATCtgagctggcttacatggatcctggagagtcaaacatggaccctttggctttgcaggcaaa includes:
- the Noa1 gene encoding nitric oxide-associated protein 1 codes for the protein MLPARRTGQLLRGFLRALAPCGARHGEGKPRLGRACDAAAAAASRRRSSTNRSWDDEDDRAREERFLFLDYVPEPEPAPDPEEQLRELQRRQREEERQTLQRRHERLQQKLRARLQAQRILEEPRDTLVPPPSGIHCPGCGAELHCHDPGLPGYMPAEKFRGVERTLGGVARSVCQRCWLLVHHQRALRLRVSREQYLRQVSSALRTPGPALVLYVVDLLDLPDALLPDLPELVGPKQLIVLGNKVDLLPQDAPGHLQRLRKRLWDDCVRAGLLVSPGHQGPRYPTVDGAADGEKSSNSSARSRPVIKDVRLISAKTGYGVEELISALQRSWRYRGDVYLVGSTNAGKSTLFNTLLESDYCTAKGTEAIDRATISPWPGTTLNLLKFPICNPTPYRMFERRKRLKKDSEKAEGDLSKQEQSQLRELKKHGYVVGRVGRTFSHSKVQKDETTFEFDPDELAFDVENEPVASVKKPPKRVELTPQDVKDAHWFHDTPGITKENCILNHLTEKEVSVVLPTLSIIPRTFVLKPGMVLFLGAIGRIDFLQGNHSAWFTVVASNFLPVHITSLDKADAIYQKHAGHALLLVPMGGEERMAEFPPLVAEDITLQGRGDASEAVADVKFSSAGWVAITPYVKDTLHLRGYTPEGTVLTVRPPLLPHIVNVKGERIKRSVAYKTKKPASLVYNLQKNR